A window of Lepus europaeus isolate LE1 chromosome 11, mLepTim1.pri, whole genome shotgun sequence contains these coding sequences:
- the RNF31 gene encoding E3 ubiquitin-protein ligase RNF31 isoform X3 — protein sequence MPGKEEERAFLAAREELASALRRDSGQMFSLEQLRPLLATSLPPAARYLQLDAARLIRCNAHGEPRNYLSTLSTALNILEKYGRNLLSPQRPRYWRGVKFNNPVFRSTVDAVQGGRDVLRLYGYTEEQPDGLSFPEEQEEPDENQVAAVTLEVLLLRTELGLWLQNAHPRQQALEQLLKGKVEDDMLQLSEFGPLLREIAPGPLATPSAPGSTPCSCFLCGSAPGTLSCPACKQVLCAACDRLFHGHPSRAHHLRQTTHLSPSLPASAPLLPQPNSLVALRDSSPSLDPANAHQPWHCAACTRLNEPWAMLCVACGWPRGCKDSRLETEGPQDTGGQEPELTRGRWACQSCTFENEAAAVLCAMCERPRLAQPPSLVVDSQDPGLSSQPLQQGDTLLSSAQTHVWYCIHCTFGNSGPGWVCAMCNRTSSPSLEQHAPRPSASSSEKGLPKPRPPQCLSAPLPSSCGDPEKQRQDKMREEGLQLVVMIRDGEAAGACPEEVFSALQYSGTEVPLQWLRSELPYVLEMVAELAGQKDPGLGVFSCQEARKAWLERHGNLDEAVEECVRARRRKVQELQTLGFRPEEGSLQALFQHGGDVTRALTELQRQRLEPFHQRLWDTGPESTPSWDGPDKQSLVRRLLAVYALPSWGRAELALSLLQETPRNYELGDVVEAVRQSQDRAFLRRLLAQECAVCGWALPRNRMQALISCECTICPDCFRQHFTIALKEKHITDMVCPACGRPDLTDDTQLLSYFSTLDIQLRESLEPDAYALFHKKLTEGVLMRDPKFLWCAQCSFGFIYEREQLEATCPQCHQTFCVRCKRQWEEQHRGRSCEDFQNWKRTNDPEYQAQGLAMYLQENGIEMPRP from the exons ATGCCGGGGAAGGAAGAGGAGCGAGCCTTCCTGGCGGCCCGTGAGGAGCTGGCGAGCGCTCTGAGGAGGGATTCCGGGCAGATGTTTTCCCTGGAGCAACTCCGGCCGCTGTTGGCCACCTCTTTGCCTCCAGCCGCCCGCTACCTGCAGCTGGACGCCGCACGCCTGATCCGCTGCAACGCTCATGGGGAG CCCCGAAACTACCTCAGCACTCTGTCCACGGCCCTGAACATCCTGGAGAAATATGGCCGCAACCTCCTGAGCCCTCAGCGGCCCCGGTACTGGCGCGGGGTCAAGTTTAATAACCCTGTCTTTCGCAGCACGGTGGATGCTGTGCAG GGGGGCCGGGATGTGCTACGGTTGTATGGCTACACGGAGGAGCAGCCAGATGGGTTGAGCTTCCCCGAAGAGCAGGAGGAGCCGGATGAGAACCAGGTAGCCGCAGTCACGCTGGAAGTCCTGCTGCTTCGGACAGAGCTCGGCCTGTGGTTGCAG AATGCTCATCCCAGGCAGCAGGCACTGGAACAGCTGCTGAAAGGCAAAGTCGAAGATGAT ATGCTGCAGCTTTCTGAGTTCGGACCCCTACTGAGAGAGATTGCCCCTGGCCCCCTTGCCACACCGTCTGCCCCAG GCTCCACTCCTTGTTCCTGCTTTCTCTGTGGTTCTGCCCCGGGCACACTGAGCTGCCCAGCCTGTAAACAGGTCTTGTGTGCAGCCTGTGACCGCCTGTTCCATGGACACCCATCCCGTGCCCATCACCTGCGCCAGACCACCCACCTGAGCCCCAG TTTACCTGCCTCAgccccactgctgccccagccGAATTCCCTGGTGGCCCTGAGAGACAGCTCTCCTTCCCTTGATCCTGCAAATGCCCATCAGCCCTGGCACTGTGCTGCCTGCACCAGGCTAAATGAGCCTTGGGCAATGCTCTGTGTGGCCTGTGGTTGGCCCCGAGGCTGTAAGGACTCAAGGCTGGAGACTGAGGGCCCGCAAGATACGGGGGGCCAAGAACCTGAACTTACACGAGGTCGGTGGGCCTGCCAGAGCTGTACCTTTGAGAATGAGGCAGCAGCTGTGTTATGTGCCATGTGTGAGCGACCTCGGCTGGCACAGCCTCCCAGCTTGGTGGTGGATTCCCAGGATCCTGGCTTGTCCTCACAGCCACTTCAG CAGGGGGATACTTTGCTCTCCTCTGCCCAGACTCACGTCTGGTACTGCATTCACTGTACCTTCGGCAACTCGggccctggctgggtgtgtgctATGTGCAACCGGACCAGCAGCCCCAGCCTAGAGCAGCATGCCCCCCGGCCCAGTGCCTCCTCTTCGGAAAAAGGACTCCCCAAGCCTCGACCCCCACAATGCCTCAGTGcccccctgcccagctcctgtggagaccctgagaagcagcgcCAAGACAAGATGCGGGAGGAAGGTCTCCAGCTAGTGGTCATGATCCGG GACGGGGAAGCTGCAGGTGCCTGTCCAGAGGAGGTCTTCTCGGCTCTGCAATACTCAGGCACCGAGGTGCCCCTGCAGTGGCTGCGCTCAGAGCTGCCTTACGTGCTGGAGATGGTGGCCGAACTAGCTGGACAGAAGGACCCCGGGCTGGGTGTCTTTTCCTGTCAGGAGGCCCGGAAAGCCTGGCTGGAGCGTCATGGCAACCTTGATGAGGCTGTGGAGGAGTGTGTGAGGGCCCGGAGGAGGAAG GTGCAGGAACTCCAGACCCTGGGCTTTAGGCCTGAGGAGGGGTCTCTTCAGGCATTGTTCCAGCATGGGGGTGACGTGACCCGGGCCCTTACTGAGCTACAGCGCCAGCGCCTAGAGCCCTTCCATCAGCGCCTCTGGGACACTGGCCCTGAGTCTACCCCCTCTTGGGATGGGCCGGACAAGCAG AGTCTGGTCAGACGGCTTCTGGCAGTCTACGCACTCCCCAGCTGGGGCCGGGCAGAGCTGGCGCTGTCGCTGTTGCAGGAGACTCCCAGGAACTATGAGCTGGGGGACGTGGTGGAAGCTGTGAGGCAAAGCCAAGACCGGGCCTTCCTGCGCCGCTTGCTTGCCCAGGAGTGTGCTGTGTGTGGTTGGGCTCTGCCTCGCAATCGG aTGCAGGCCCTGATTTCCTGTGAGTGTACCATCTGTCCTGACTGCTTCCGTCAGCACTTCACCATCGCCTTGAAGGAGAAGCACATCACAGACATGGTGTGCCCTGCCTGTGGCCGCCCCGACCTCACCGATGACACGCAGTTGCTCAGCTACTTTTCCACCCTCGACATCCAG CTCCGGGAGAGCCTGGAACCAGATGCCTACGCTTTGTTCCATAAGAAGCTGACTGAGGGTGTGCTGATGCGGGATCCCAAGTTCCTGTGGTGTGCTCAG TGCTCCTTCGGCTTCATATATGAGCGTGAACAGTTGGAGGCTACGTGTCCCCAGTGTCACCAGACTTTCTGTGTGCGTTGCAAACGCCAG
- the PSME2 gene encoding proteasome activator complex subunit 2, translating into MAKPCGVRLSGEASKQVDVFRQNLFQEAEEFLYSFLPQKIIYLNQLLQEDFLNVADLTSLRAPLDIPIPDPPPKEDEMETDKQEKKEVPKCGFLPGNEKLLALLALVKPEVWTLKEKCILVITWIQHLIPKIEDGNDFGVAIQEKVLERVNAVKTKVETFQTTISKYFSERGDAVAKASKETHVMDYRALVHERDEATYGALRAMVLDLRAFYAELYHIISSNLEKIVNPKGEEKPSMY; encoded by the exons ATGGCCAAGCCTTGTGGGGTGCGCCTGAGCGGGGAGGCCAGCAAACAG GTGGATGTCTTCAGGCAAAATCTTTTCCAGGAG GCTGAGGAATTCCTCTACAGTTTCCTGCCACAGAAAATCATATACCTGAATCAGCTCTTGCAA GAGGACTTCCTCAATGTGGCTGACCTGACCTCCCTCCGGGCCCCGCTGGACATCCCCATCCCAGACCCCCCGCCCAAGGAGGATGAG ATGGAAACAGATAAACAGGAGAAGAAGGAAG TCCCTAAGTGCGGCTTTCTTCCTGGGAATGAGAAGCTCTTAGCTCTGCTCGCTTTGGTTAAGCCGGAAGTCTGGACTCTCAAAGAGAAGTGCATTCTG GTGATCACATGGATCCAGCATCTGATCCCCAAGATTGAGGATGGAAATGATTTTGGGGTAGCGATCCAG GAGAAGGTGCTGGAGAGGGTGAATGCAGTGAAGACCAAAGTGGAAACCTTCCAGACAACCATTTCCAA GTACTTCTCAGAACGCGGGGATGCTGTGGCCAAGGCCTCCAAGGAGACCCATGTT ATGGACTACCGGGCCTTGGTACATGAGCGAGATGAGGCAACCTATGGGGCGCTAAGGGCCATGGTGCTGGACCTGAGGGCCTTCTAT gccgAACTTTATCATATCATCAGCAGCAACCTGGAGAAGATTGTCAACCCAAAGGGTGAAGAGAAGCCATCCATGTACTGA
- the EMC9 gene encoding ER membrane protein complex subunit 9 has translation MGEVEISARAYVKMCLHAARYPHAAVNGLLLAPSPSAGECLCLTDCVPLFHSHLALAVMLEVALNQVDVWGAQAGLVVAGYYHANAALDDQSPGPLALKIAGRIAELFPAAVLVMLDNQKLVPQPRVPPVIVLENQGLRWVPKDKNLVMWRDWEESRQMLGALLQGRAHQHLVDFDCHLDDIRQDWTNQQLNTQITQWVGATSGNA, from the exons ATGGGGGAGGTGGAGATCTCCGCCCGGGCCTATGTGAAGATGTGCCTGCACGCCGCGCGGTACCCGCACGCCGCCGTCAACGGGCTGCTGCTGGCGCCCTCGCCGAGCGCCGGAGAATGCCTGTGCCTCACCGACTGTGTGCCCCTCTTCCACAGCCACCTGGCCCTGGCCGTCATGCTGGAGGTCGCCCTCAACCAG GTGGATGTGTGGGGCGCCCAGGCCGGTCTGGTGGTGGCTGGGTACTACCATGCCAATGCAGCTCTGGACGACCAGAG ccctgggcccctggcctTGAAAATCGCCGGGCGGATTGCAGAATTGTTCCCTGCAGCAGTCCTTGTTATG CTGGATAATCAGAAACTGGTGCCTCAGCCTCGCGTGCCCCCAGTGATCGTCCTGGAGAACCAGGGTCTCCGCTGGGTGCCCAAGGACAAGAACTT AGTGATGTGGAGGGACTGGGAAGAGTCCCGGCAGATGCTGGGAGCCCTCCTGCAGGGCCGGGCCCATCAGCACCTCGTGGACTTTGACTGCCACCTGGATGACATCCGCCAGGACTGGACCAACCAGCAGCTCAACACCCAGATCACACAGTGGGTTGGCGCCACCAGTGGAAATGCCTGA
- the PSME1 gene encoding proteasome activator complex subunit 1: protein MATFRVQPEAQAKVDVFREELCAKTESLLGSYFPKKISELDVFLKEPALNEVNLSNLKAPLDIPLPDPAKEKEKEERKKQQGKEDKDEKKKEDDEDKGPPCGPVNCNEKIVGLLQRLKPEIKDVIEKLNLVTTWLQLQIPRIEDGNNFGVAVQEKVFELMTSLHTKLEGFHTQISKYFLERGDAVAKAAKQPHVGDYRQLVHELDEAEYRDIRLMVMEIRNAYAVLYDIILKNFEKLKKPRGETKGMIY from the exons ATGGCCACGTTCAGGGTCCAGCCTGAAGCCCAAGCCAAG GTGGATGTGTTTCGTGAAGAGCTGTGTGCCAAG ACTGAGAGCCTGCTCGGGAGCTATTTCCCCAAGAAGATTTCTGAGTTGGATGTGTTTTTGAAG GAGCCGGCTCTCAACGAAGTCAACCTGAGCAACCTGAAGGCCCCCCTGGACATCCCCCTGCCTGATCCGgccaaggagaaagagaaggaggagcgaAAGAAACAGCAGGGG AAGGAAGACAaagatgaaaagaagaaagaggacgATGAAGAtaaag GTCCTCCCTGTGGCCCGGTGAACTGCAATGAGAAGATTGTGGGCCTTCTGCAGCGCCTAAAGCCCGAGATAAAGGACGTCATCGAGAAGCTGAATCTG GTCACCACCTGGTTGCAGCTGCAGATTCCCCGGATTGAGGACGGCAACAATTTCGGAGTGGCTGTCCAG GAGAAGGTGTTCGAGCTGATGACCAGCCTTCACACCAAGCTGGAAGGCTTCCACACGCAGATCTCCAA GTATTTCTTGGAACGCGGGGATGCGGTGGCCAAAGCAGCCAAGCAGCCCCATGTG GGCGACTATCGGCAGCTGGTGCACGAGCTGGACGAGGCAGAGTACCGGGACATCCGGCTGATGGTCATGGAGATCCGCAACGCTTAC GCTGTGTTGTATGACATCATCCTGAAGAACTTCGAGAAGCTCAAGAAGCCCAGGGGAGAAACAAAGGGGATGATCTATTGA
- the FITM1 gene encoding fat storage-inducing transmembrane protein 1, which produces MERGPAVGAGLSAGTRVRAVLACLVRVLLWVASALLYFGSEQAARLLGSPCLRRLYHAWLAAVVIFGPLLQFHVNPRTIFASHGNFFNIKFVNSAWGWTCTFLGGFVLLVVFLATRRVAVTARHLSRLVVGAAVWRGAGRAFLLIEDLTGSCFEPLPQGLLLHELPDRRSCLAAGHQWRGYTVSSHTFLLTFCCLLMAEEAAVFAKYLAHGLPAGAPLRLVFLLNVLLLGLWNFLLLCTVIYFHQYTHKVVGAAVGTFAWYLTYGSWYHQPWSPGSPGHGLFPRPHASRKHN; this is translated from the exons atGGAACGGGGGCcggcagtgggggcagggctgagtgcCGGGACCCGAGTCCGGGCAGTGCTGGCCTGCCTGGTGAGGGTGCTACTCTGGGTAGCTTCTGCCTTGCTGTATTTTGGGAGCGAACAAGCCGCCCGCCTCCTGGGCAGCCCCTGCTTACGGCGCCTCTACCATGCCTGGTTGGCAGCAGTGGTCATCTTCGGGCCCCTTCTGCAGTTCCACGTCAACCCTCGGACTATCTTCGCCAGCCACGGCAACTTCTTCAACAT AAAGTTTGTGAATTCGGCATGGGGCTGGACATGCACCTTCCTGGGAGGCTTCGTGTTGCTGGTGGTGTTCCTGGCCACTCGGCGCGTGGCCGTGACCGCCAGACACCTGAGCCGGCTAGTGGTGGGTGCAGCCGTGTGGCGGGGGGCCGGCCGGGCCTTCCTGCTCATCGAGGACCTGACGGGGTCCTGCTTTGAGCCtctgccccagggcctgctgCTCCACGAGCTGCCCGACCGCCGCAGCTGCCTGGCAGCCGGCCACCAGTGGCGGGGCTACACGGTCTCCTCTCACACCTTCCTGCTCACTTTCTGCTGCCTGCTCATGGCCGAGGAAGCCGCGGTGTTTGCCAAGTACCTGGCCCACGGGCTGCCTGCGGGAGCGCCCCTGCGCCTCGTCTTCCTGCTCAACGTGCTGCTGCTGGGGCTCTGGAACTTCCTGCTGCTCTGCACCGTCATCTACTTCCACCAGTACACGCACAAGGTGGTGGGCGCCGCCGTGGGCACCTTCGCCTGGTACCTCACCTACGGCAGCTGGTATCATCAACCCTGGTCTCCGGGGAGCCCGGGCCATGGCCTCTTCCCCCGCCCCCACGCCAGCCGCAAGCATAACTGA
- the DCAF11 gene encoding DDB1- and CUL4-associated factor 11 isoform X2 produces the protein MKMWIWPRGQVRLVQGRGAANLQLIQALSDSEEEHDSAWDGRLGDRYNPPVDAAPDTRELECNEIKTQVELATGRLGRRRAGQEHSFPRMLHQRERGLCHRGSFSLGEQSRVMSHFLPNDLGFTDSYSQKAFCGIYSKDGQIFMSACQDQTIRLYDCRYGRFHKFKSIKARDVGWSVLDVAFTPDGNHFLYSSWSDYIHICNIHGEGDTHTALDLRPDERRFAVFSIAVSSDGREVLGGANDGCLYVFDREQNRRTLQIESHEDDVNAVAFADISSQILFSGGDDAICKVWDRRTMREDDPKPVGALAGHQDGITFIDSKGDARYLISNSKDQTIKLWDIRRFSSREGMEASRQAATQQNWDYRWQQVPKKAWRKLKLPGDSSLMTYRGHGVLHTLIRCRFSPMHSTGQQFIYSGCSTGKVVVYDLLSGHIVKKLTNHKACVRDVSWHPFEEKIVSSSWDGNLRVWQYVQAEYFQDDMPGADERPSTPAAGPRPSTTFSSAQQI, from the exons atgaAGATGTGGATCTGGCCCAG AGGCCAAGTGAGGTTGGTGCAGGGAAGAGGTGCAGCAAATTTACAACTCATCCAGGCCCTCTCGGACTCCGAGGAGGAGCATGACAGTGCCTGGGATGGACGTCTCGGGGATCGATACAACCCTCCTG TGGACGCAGCCCCTGACACCCGGGAGCTGGAATGCAATGAGATCAAAACGCAGGTGGAATTGGCCACAGGGCGCCTAGGACGTAGGCGGGCAGGCCAGGAGCACAGCTTTCCTCGAATGTTGCACCAG AGAGAACGGGGCCTCTGCCACCGGGGAAGCTTCTCCCTTGGAGAACAGTCTCGAGTGATGTCTCA CTTCTTGCCCAATGACCTGGGCTTCACTGATAGCTACTCTCAGAAGGCTTTCTGTGGTATCTACAGCAAAGACGGGCAAATCTTCATGTCTGCTTGCCAAG ACCAGACAATCCGACTCTATGACTGCCGGTATGGCCGCTTCCATAAGTTCAAGAGCATCAAGGCCCGGGATGTGGGTTGGAGCGTCCTGGATGTGGCCTTCACCCCTGATGGGAACCACTTCCTCTACTCCAGCTGGTCTGATTACA TCCATATCTGCAACATCCACggggaaggagacacacacactgccctggaTCTGAG GCCGGATGAGCGTCGCTTTGCTGTCTTCTCCATCGCCGTGTCCTCAGATGGACGAGAAGTGCTGGGGGG GGCTAATGATGGCTGCCTGTATGTCTTTGACCGAGAACAGAATCGGCGTACCCTTCAG ATCGAGTCCCATGAAGATGATGTGAATGCAGTGGCCTTTGCCGACATAAGCTCTCAGATCTTGTTCTCTGGGGGTGACGATGCCATCTGCAAAGTGTGGGATCGACGCACTATGCGGGAAGATGACCCCAAGCCTGTGGGTGCACTGGCCGGGCACCAGGATGGCATCACCTTCATTGACAGCAAG GGTGATGCGCGGTACCTCATCTCCAACTCCAAAGACCAGACCATCAAACTCTGGGATATCCGACGCTTTTCCAGCCGAGAAGGCATGGAAGCTTCACGCCAGGCTGCCACACAGCAAAACTGGGACTACCGCTGGCAGCAGGTACCCAAAAAAG CCTGGCGGAAGCTGAAACTCCCAGGGGACAGCTCCTTGATGACCTACCGGGGCCATGGGGTACTGCACACCCTCATCCGCTGCCGATTCTCCCCcatgcacagcaccggccagcagTTCATCTACAGCGGCTGTTCCACCGGCAAAGTGGTTG TGTACGACCTTCTCAGCGGCCACATCGTGAAGAAGCTGACCAACCACAAGGCCTGTGTACGTGACGTCAGTTGGCACCCTTTTGAAGAGAAGATTGTCAGCAGTTCG TGGGATGGGAACCTGCGTGTGTGGCAGTACGTCCAGGCTGAGTACTTCCAGGATGACATGCCAGGGGCCGACGAGCGCCCCAGCACCCCCGCtgccgggccccgcccctccacgACCTTTTCCTCAGCCCAGCAGATCTGA
- the DCAF11 gene encoding DDB1- and CUL4-associated factor 11 isoform X1 — protein sequence MGSRNSSSAGSGSGDPSEGLSRRGAGLRRRSEEEEEEDEDVDLAQVLAYLLRRGQVRLVQGRGAANLQLIQALSDSEEEHDSAWDGRLGDRYNPPVDAAPDTRELECNEIKTQVELATGRLGRRRAGQEHSFPRMLHQRERGLCHRGSFSLGEQSRVMSHFLPNDLGFTDSYSQKAFCGIYSKDGQIFMSACQDQTIRLYDCRYGRFHKFKSIKARDVGWSVLDVAFTPDGNHFLYSSWSDYIHICNIHGEGDTHTALDLRPDERRFAVFSIAVSSDGREVLGGANDGCLYVFDREQNRRTLQIESHEDDVNAVAFADISSQILFSGGDDAICKVWDRRTMREDDPKPVGALAGHQDGITFIDSKGDARYLISNSKDQTIKLWDIRRFSSREGMEASRQAATQQNWDYRWQQVPKKAWRKLKLPGDSSLMTYRGHGVLHTLIRCRFSPMHSTGQQFIYSGCSTGKVVVYDLLSGHIVKKLTNHKACVRDVSWHPFEEKIVSSSWDGNLRVWQYVQAEYFQDDMPGADERPSTPAAGPRPSTTFSSAQQI from the exons ATGGGATCACGGAATAGCAGCAGCGCAGGATCCGGGTCTGGAGACCCCTCGGAGGGCTTGTCCCGAAGAGGGGCTGGCCTGCGTCGTCgcagtgaggaggaagaagaggaggatgaAGATGTGGATCTGGCCCAGGTACTGGCCTATCTCCTCCGCAG AGGCCAAGTGAGGTTGGTGCAGGGAAGAGGTGCAGCAAATTTACAACTCATCCAGGCCCTCTCGGACTCCGAGGAGGAGCATGACAGTGCCTGGGATGGACGTCTCGGGGATCGATACAACCCTCCTG TGGACGCAGCCCCTGACACCCGGGAGCTGGAATGCAATGAGATCAAAACGCAGGTGGAATTGGCCACAGGGCGCCTAGGACGTAGGCGGGCAGGCCAGGAGCACAGCTTTCCTCGAATGTTGCACCAG AGAGAACGGGGCCTCTGCCACCGGGGAAGCTTCTCCCTTGGAGAACAGTCTCGAGTGATGTCTCA CTTCTTGCCCAATGACCTGGGCTTCACTGATAGCTACTCTCAGAAGGCTTTCTGTGGTATCTACAGCAAAGACGGGCAAATCTTCATGTCTGCTTGCCAAG ACCAGACAATCCGACTCTATGACTGCCGGTATGGCCGCTTCCATAAGTTCAAGAGCATCAAGGCCCGGGATGTGGGTTGGAGCGTCCTGGATGTGGCCTTCACCCCTGATGGGAACCACTTCCTCTACTCCAGCTGGTCTGATTACA TCCATATCTGCAACATCCACggggaaggagacacacacactgccctggaTCTGAG GCCGGATGAGCGTCGCTTTGCTGTCTTCTCCATCGCCGTGTCCTCAGATGGACGAGAAGTGCTGGGGGG GGCTAATGATGGCTGCCTGTATGTCTTTGACCGAGAACAGAATCGGCGTACCCTTCAG ATCGAGTCCCATGAAGATGATGTGAATGCAGTGGCCTTTGCCGACATAAGCTCTCAGATCTTGTTCTCTGGGGGTGACGATGCCATCTGCAAAGTGTGGGATCGACGCACTATGCGGGAAGATGACCCCAAGCCTGTGGGTGCACTGGCCGGGCACCAGGATGGCATCACCTTCATTGACAGCAAG GGTGATGCGCGGTACCTCATCTCCAACTCCAAAGACCAGACCATCAAACTCTGGGATATCCGACGCTTTTCCAGCCGAGAAGGCATGGAAGCTTCACGCCAGGCTGCCACACAGCAAAACTGGGACTACCGCTGGCAGCAGGTACCCAAAAAAG CCTGGCGGAAGCTGAAACTCCCAGGGGACAGCTCCTTGATGACCTACCGGGGCCATGGGGTACTGCACACCCTCATCCGCTGCCGATTCTCCCCcatgcacagcaccggccagcagTTCATCTACAGCGGCTGTTCCACCGGCAAAGTGGTTG TGTACGACCTTCTCAGCGGCCACATCGTGAAGAAGCTGACCAACCACAAGGCCTGTGTACGTGACGTCAGTTGGCACCCTTTTGAAGAGAAGATTGTCAGCAGTTCG TGGGATGGGAACCTGCGTGTGTGGCAGTACGTCCAGGCTGAGTACTTCCAGGATGACATGCCAGGGGCCGACGAGCGCCCCAGCACCCCCGCtgccgggccccgcccctccacgACCTTTTCCTCAGCCCAGCAGATCTGA